In Acanthopagrus latus isolate v.2019 chromosome 17, fAcaLat1.1, whole genome shotgun sequence, the following are encoded in one genomic region:
- the LOC119005564 gene encoding hepcidin-like translates to MKTFSVAVAVAVVLTFICLQESSAGSFTEVQELEEPMNNEGPVAAHEEKSEDSWKMPYNNRHKRSPKDCQFCCGCCPDMRGCGICCRF, encoded by the exons ATGAAGACATTCAGTGTTGCAGTTGCAGTGGCCGTCGTGCTCACCTTTATTTGCCTTCAGGAGAGCTCTGCTGGCTCATTCACTGAG GTGCAAGAGCTGGAGGAGCCAATGAACAATGAGGGTCCAGTTGCTGCACATGAAGAGAAGTCAGAGGACTCCTGGAAG aTGCCGTATAACAACAGACACAAGCGCAGCCCAAAGGACTGCCAATTTTGCTGCGGTTGCTGTCCTGACATGAGAGGATGTGGTATCTGCTGCAGGTTCTGA